CCCAATTTGTTAAGTTCCCGTTCGTTACGTCACATGGGTATCTTGCTTCTAAAGCtacaaaaaacaaattattagtGTGTTAAACTCAAATTGATAAGAGAAACTTAGAAGTGGTTTGCTTTGCCTGTGAGCAGTGAACTCAAATTGAATAAAAACACAGTTATAAAAATATTCAGAATAAAATGGAACGGGCTTAACAGTTGTTAAGATCCTAAATCAGTTGCAGGAAttcataaactttttaaatttacacaGCCAACTGAACTAAAGAAAAGGGAAAGGCAAAAGATAAAACCAAAATTCTGATGCATGATCTTCACTTATCGTCGTCgacttgacttgttatttgaCAACTTCTTGTTCTTCCCGTGAAACTTTTCGACCTCTTCCTCTCCATCAccccctctttttcttttatggCCTCCCGTTTCCTTCATTTTCTACAAAAGTCATAGATAAAGACAAACTTAATAAACACCTTAAAAAGCTACGCACTCTGAAAATCAAAAACAGCTCAATTTTTTACCATGACTGATAAGCGTTTGGCTTCTGAGACTCGTTCCAAGAATAGCAAAACTTCCTCTTCTTGGGCTGGAAATTCTGGCAACTTTTTTCCTGAACCAATCAATGATGAAAGTCGTCAAAGTTTAGACATACCAGCCATAACTTCCATGCAAATAGGCTTTAGTAGTGGGTAAAAGTTGTGAAGTCAACAAGTTGGGTCAAAAAAGGTCAAGGTCAGAAGCAGGCATCTTTTATGGCCCATAACTTACATCAATGATaacatttttggaaaagtgATCCAAGTATTATGCATTAAAATAGACACAGAGTGATATTTGAACAAAATTTTCAAGCCATTCTCTTTAATTTTACCACTTAAAGATGCAACAAAACCCAAATAAATCGGGttgaaaatatcatatatactaGCAGTCTTACCGATAAGTTTCTCAATCTGGATATACCACTCCAGCTCGTATTGATTCACCAATGATATAGCAACCCCGGATCTCCCCGCACGAGCAGTTCTTCCTACTCGGTGGATATAATCCTGAAATCCCATATAACAATTCAGCAAACAATCCAAGTGTCAACAGCATTCTACAAAAGATCATAGTGCCATATTTACCTTTGAGTTCGTGGGGATATCATAGTTAATGACCACATCAACTGACGGAATATCAAGGCCTCTGCTAGCAACATCGGTACATATAAGAATATTACATTCTCCGGACTTAAATCTAGTCAAGGCACCCAGTCTTTTATCCTGAATTGACGATGTTTAcagattagaaaaaaaaaatgagagcAGAAAGTAACActtttaaaaagtcaaaaccGTACCTGGGACATCTGTCCAGATATAGGAATAGCCCGGTACCCAAGATTCCGAAGCATCAAAGCTAAAAGACGGGTGGCTTCACACGTGCGCGTGAAAACCATTGACGTACTTCCAGACTTTTCATTCATGATATACACAAGATAGCAGTCCTGTGGAcataaagtttttatatttagAAACACGGTAAAGATACAACTGTATTCTAGTATCTGGTCACAAACCTTATGCTTAGCCGGTACAAAACGAAATTGCTGCTTCAAGGTGTCAACTGTAGAATATTTGGACGCTGATTCAATCTGACAAAATATTAAGaataaattaacacaaaaaatacTCAGAAGTTGGAACAACTGAACATTTTGTATTagtattctttttctttacctTGACAGGATTTCTTAAGCATGCTCTCTGCAGCTTTTGCACCTGCAATGTTCAGACATATCAGCAATATAAACTTCTCTTGCTCCTGATGGACATAGACTGACAGAAGAACTCTACCAACAAGGGTAATTTTCGTTTAAGATAATCATAGTTGTCAAAGGCGAAAGCGAACTCAAAGCGCAATGACCCGAAATGGGGCCTAGACAAGAGGCGCACGGGCCGGAAAGAAAAAAAGCGCAGAAGGGTATATACAATTTTAGTGTCTCtaacaaataataatgaaataaatttcaactAAAGAGGGTATATAAAATAGCAGAAGAgtcttaataatataaaaatagaagaaaCCTTACCTTTAATTGAATGAAGTATAGttgatgaatgatgataatgatatacACCCATTGAATTTTAGAACAAAGAATTTATTGTGATATCCCCATAATATACGTGAATTTTTTCTCTAGAACGAAGGgtttatttatattgaaaattGTAAACTGCGTTTCATACAATTAGTGGGCCTTGGGTCAAGGATATCAGGCCTTAAGGATGGGACTCCCCTTCTTTTTGCACCTAGGTGCAAGGGAAGCACACCTTTGACAGCTATGAAGATGATGTCTCAAAACCTAACCATGTGGACGAGGTTTTAAAACACACGGTACATGGTTCATACCTTTTTAGTCATGGTAGCAGAAAACAAGTATGTTCGCCGTTCACGAGGAATGGCATTAAGAATATCATCAAGTGATTTCTCAAAATCCTCATTTAACAACCGATCAGCCTCGTCTAGGACCTGTTATGGCAAGTGATGTATGATTAAGTTTGTTTATAACATAAAGTCAACAACATAATCAAAGAGAAAtcaaagttcttcaagatacaCTAAGGTGTAGCATGGGCACAAGCCACAGGCATAAACTCTGGCAACATGTATGTGAAGCGCATGAAAGAAAGCGGATACAAAAATGAGTGCGTGTATAAGTAATTATTTTGTTGATCATTAAATAGAGACAACTCAAAAAGTTGTATACGTCAAAATAGAGTGGGTCATTTCAACCTGACAAATattgcttaaaattttaattctaaAAAATTAGTTATTGTCAAGTGAGTACATAAGTTAAATTCTTTAAATCATTAAATAGAATCAAATCAAAAAGTTGTATACGTCAAAATTGAGTGGGTGATTTCAACCTGACAAAAAAAAGTGCTAATAATTTTAGTTATCTAAAAAATAGTTATTGTCAAATGAGTACAAAAGTTAGATTAACGTGATAATGATAGAATCGgttaaagaaataaatattcacgcggttaataaattaagttacAAATTTATAATTCAACTTATTTTGTAGCTATTTGACTTTTTAAAATTCTATTCAATTTTCCAATTGACCCGTTAAAAATAAGACCTAAAACATACAAACCTAAGCTTAATATGTGTATCCTATGTAGAAGCAACAGTCATTAAAGGCTTGAAATGGCATATGAGTTCCTACTGCCTTTTCCCTAAACATATCATTCTTATACTTATTTATATTACACACAAGAACTTATAAGCTAATTAAAATGTCATGTTGGCAGGAAAAATTCGAACTTACAACTAACAAGTATCTGTGTTGTTAGTCATATGTTCCTACCGATAACTGGAGTGGTCTTAAGCTTATAACTAAAGAATACCTGTTGGTCCTGATATGTTGTGTTTTAgttcttttttgtttatgtattgCTTTTAAGTCAACATCAAAGCGTGGGCTGCTACATCTTCTATCatacaaaatatattcaaattttaGTAGAGCCTGTTTTTGGTGAGctaaacaatttcatcaatcaaACTTTTTACTTTCTACTATCTAACCTTCTAGGTGTGGCAATATGGGTGGATTGGGCAGCTAGGTTAACCTATCTAAACATGTAAAGTTTTTAATCTCCATGTGCATAAACAGGGTTATTTGAGTGCAAGGGTTAACGAGATTTTTTGCACTATGAGTGCAAACTACAAATAGATCTGGTTCGGTAAGTTGGATGACCTGTGAACAATTTTTGTACATATaaattctatatttttatttgaagtaTCAAATAAgatcaaaaactttttttcaaaataaattctAATTCATCTTAATAAAGTGATTATGTAGTCTTAAAACAATTGATATACCAACTTCAATTTTAGCTGACTTTTAGAACTTTACAAGTTTAATATATTTGTGGTAAAATTTGATAGTATGCCTTGGTAAATGTGTTTGGGGAAGAATGTGTTTAGGGTAACCAAAGCACTACACCTAGATTAGTGCCTTAAATATAACTCGCATGAACAAGAAAAAAACCATGGTTTAAGCAGGCAAGTCTCTGAGCCTAGGCATGCTTTTAACAACCAAGACAAAATAATATACCATCCTCAAGCAACACAGAACTTAAGCTAACCATGAAACCTGTTGGGTTTATGGAGACTTGATAGGCCAGCCTAGTTTAGAAGGCTGCTAAGGCAGCGGGCCTTACAGCTTAAGACACAACAGGCCCCTTAATTAATTTAGGCCTGGTTGCTAGGTAACTTGGAGATTAAGTCACTAACCCTGATCTgtctattataaatatattgttatgtaCTTGTAATTCCTCATCACGAGAGTGAGAGGCAAAAAGCTTTAATAAAACATTCTAGTTGCAgcccgtggattagttcacacagtttagtgtgagataccacgttaaatctcTCGTGTCCTTCATTCTTGTTATTTTTCTGGTTcctattgtgtgtgtgtgtgcagttTTATTCCTAACAGAAACCAATTTACCAagacaaaacatatatacagtATGTCAAGTTCTTACCAAGTACTTAATAGAACGAAGAGAAAATCCTTTGGTATTGGACAAATGATCCACAAGACGTCCAGGAGTTGCAACCTGAAccaatagaaatatatataagacGTACCAAGCGAACAATACACGTAGGGTCTAGTGAACAAAAGTTTGGATACTTATATAGTCATTCGACAAGGCTAACCAGTATGTGGGAAAATAAATCTGGACGAAAACTAAATATGGATCAATAGCAAATAAAGCTTACAATGATATGTGGTCGTTTGCCTAGCAGAATACTCTGCTGTACCATATCTACCCCTCCAACAAGCTacaaaaatgacaaataaaacaTATCAGCTACTCTTATTGCCGACAGGGACAATTCCGAGACCTCAAACAAACTAAATTGACCCTTTTTGGTCACAAAATGTAAATTTGAAAACATGACTTTTACTAATGCATACGAGTAATGGCTCACCACAGCAGACTTCACACGAATGCGAGAACCTAAAGCCTCAAACTGCTCAGATATCTGAATAGCAAGTTCcctacaaaaatgaaaaacattacatttaaaaccgcataaaaaagaataattaactagatatatacaaatgaAAAAGTGCATACCTAGTTGGAGACAGAACTAAAGCAAAGAAGGCAGGAGCAGCTCGATCTTGAAGTTGAGCTTCCCATAATGACTGAAGTATTGGCAGAGCAAATGCACCGGTTTTCCCAGAACCAGTCTGTGCTAACCCAATCAAATCCTtacctatacatacatatatattcattatacgCAACAATTATAGATACAGATATGCAagataaacaataaatatatacttataagaAAGGAAACCTTGGAGGGCATGAGGAATAGCATCAGCTTGGATTTTGGAAGGATTTTTCCAGCCTAAACTATCACAGGCTTCAACTAATTCTTCAATTACTCCCAATTCTTTAAATGATTTcacttctcctcctcctctctcttcttccattttttcttctcttttcaaTCTGATGAATGAAtttccataaataatataagttcTTAATCCAAATAAATATACGAATTTAGGGCTAAAGAGGAATAGCTGACCGTAACAGAGTAAGGTTTTGAAAAGATTAAATTAGGGCAAAATCTATGAGAactagaaaaaaataaaaaaggctgAAGGAAGGCTGTGAGGGTAAAAAAGCAAcagtttatttataaataaatacttgAAACCTAAAACGTAAGCTCGAAGGGACGTCTGAGTGTGTTTGTGAGGGTGCGCGCCTTATATGTTGGATCAAACGAAATATGGCCAAAAAAACTATTGGATTCGGCCCAAACACATATCCCTAAACCATTTATCTTGCCCGGTTCGGTCAATACCTACCTATGCAGCGATGTTTAAAACTCTATGTTAATAACTTgagttaattataaaaatcgtccctgtcgtgTACAGGCACTTACAACTTTCGTCCCTAGCttttaaaaattacagttttggtccaaaaaAGTTTGCTCCATGAACACTTTTAGTCCAGATGATTAACGGACGTTTAAAAACCCATcatgtgacttgcacgtgaTGGGTATAATAGTCTTGTTTCTTATCATAGGACCAAAAGCGTAATTAACTCTGAATCTTtaaggaccaaaaatgtaattaattataaacCTTTTATCATCCTTATCATCTCGATCTTGTTTTCCAAATTTTGAAACCAAAGAATCTGatccaaaatttatatttatatctacaaCAATAAACAACAGATCAACAATACTTTTTCCAAATCTTCATTACATTCATCATCAATCTAACCCTTTCAAATCAAATACTCAAACTTGatctaaatttcaaaaaccTAACAAGTTGAatgtcaaaatataaataaaacttaataacaataaattaacaaatCAAAGATGCTTTATTCTGACAAGATGCATTTTTGGTACTTCACGTGATATACAGATTAACTAATACGAGTAGAAGTCAATT
The Erigeron canadensis isolate Cc75 chromosome 2, C_canadensis_v1, whole genome shotgun sequence DNA segment above includes these coding regions:
- the LOC122586958 gene encoding DEAD-box ATP-dependent RNA helicase 10 gives rise to the protein MEEERGGGEVKSFKELGVIEELVEACDSLGWKNPSKIQADAIPHALQGKDLIGLAQTGSGKTGAFALPILQSLWEAQLQDRAAPAFFALVLSPTRELAIQISEQFEALGSRIRVKSAVLVGGVDMVQQSILLGKRPHIIVATPGRLVDHLSNTKGFSLRSIKYLVLDEADRLLNEDFEKSLDDILNAIPRERRTYLFSATMTKKVQKLQRACLRNPVKIESASKYSTVDTLKQQFRFVPAKHKDCYLVYIMNEKSGSTSMVFTRTCEATRLLALMLRNLGYRAIPISGQMSQDKRLGALTRFKSGECNILICTDVASRGLDIPSVDVVINYDIPTNSKDYIHRVGRTARAGRSGVAISLVNQYELEWYIQIEKLIGKKLPEFPAQEEEVLLFLERVSEAKRLSVMKMKETGGHKRKRGGDGEEEVEKFHGKNKKLSNNKSSRRR